In Ruminiclostridium papyrosolvens DSM 2782, the following proteins share a genomic window:
- a CDS encoding 2-isopropylmalate synthase: MSRKILVLDTTLRDGEQVPGAKLNLYEKLELAHQLKALNVDIIEAGFPASSQGDFNAVKEIVASIGKDRTITALARAVKNDIDAVYQSIKYAKNPLIHIVLGTSSVHVEKKFNRSKDEVLEMGVSAVKYAKTLLPDVQYSTEDASRSDFEYLWKTIEAVVKAGATMINIPDTVGYAVPEEFGELVKKINYRLKNMNDKVILSVHCHNDTGLATANTLIAIKNGADKIECTINGLGERAGNAALEEVVMGLKLRAEYYNAYTNIVTKEICKASRLVSNLTGLDIQVNKAITGDNAFAHSSGIHQDGLLKSRDVYEVISPEDVGVENMEIILTARSGHHAFKSAAEKIGCKFKDDESFEYLFNKFLELADVKKEVYDHDIYYLIEKYSNEKALANNAGNQFEGIDLYELISFQVVSNDIFPTATVKMKKGKEIIINSSVGDGPIDALYSAIKNIVGLDIDLKEYKINSMSRGKEALGRVSIRIGYNNQKIYSARAMDTDVIKASALAFINGINSIILEN; the protein is encoded by the coding sequence ATGAGTAGAAAAATACTTGTACTTGATACAACATTAAGGGATGGTGAACAGGTACCGGGGGCAAAGCTGAATTTGTATGAAAAACTCGAGTTGGCCCATCAACTTAAAGCTTTAAATGTAGACATTATTGAAGCGGGTTTTCCAGCCTCTTCACAGGGGGATTTTAACGCAGTAAAGGAAATTGTCGCGAGTATTGGTAAAGACCGCACTATAACAGCACTTGCCAGGGCAGTAAAGAATGATATTGATGCAGTCTATCAAAGTATAAAGTATGCTAAAAATCCATTAATTCACATTGTACTCGGTACTTCTTCCGTACATGTTGAGAAAAAGTTCAACAGGTCAAAGGACGAGGTTTTAGAAATGGGAGTTAGTGCGGTAAAGTATGCAAAGACACTTTTGCCTGATGTCCAGTATTCAACAGAAGATGCTTCAAGGTCTGATTTTGAATATCTTTGGAAAACGATTGAAGCGGTTGTAAAGGCTGGGGCGACCATGATTAATATTCCTGATACAGTCGGGTATGCAGTACCTGAGGAATTTGGAGAATTAGTAAAAAAGATAAACTATCGTCTAAAGAATATGAATGATAAGGTAATACTAAGTGTTCACTGTCATAATGATACAGGATTAGCAACAGCGAATACACTAATTGCAATAAAAAATGGAGCAGACAAGATAGAGTGTACTATAAATGGTCTTGGTGAAAGAGCCGGTAACGCTGCACTTGAGGAAGTTGTGATGGGGCTGAAACTTCGTGCTGAATACTACAATGCATATACAAATATTGTTACAAAGGAAATATGTAAAGCTTCTCGATTGGTTAGTAATTTAACAGGTCTTGATATACAGGTAAACAAGGCCATTACTGGTGATAATGCTTTCGCACATTCTTCGGGTATTCATCAAGACGGATTGTTAAAGTCAAGGGATGTTTATGAAGTTATTTCCCCGGAAGATGTGGGTGTGGAAAATATGGAAATTATTTTGACAGCAAGGTCAGGTCATCATGCATTCAAAAGTGCAGCAGAAAAAATTGGCTGCAAATTTAAAGATGATGAAAGCTTTGAGTATCTTTTCAATAAATTCCTTGAATTAGCTGACGTAAAGAAGGAAGTCTATGACCATGATATTTACTACTTAATTGAAAAATACAGTAATGAAAAAGCATTAGCCAATAACGCAGGAAATCAATTCGAAGGAATTGACTTATATGAGTTAATATCTTTTCAGGTAGTCAGTAACGATATTTTTCCAACTGCAACAGTAAAAATGAAGAAAGGAAAAGAAATTATTATAAATAGTTCTGTTGGAGACGGACCAATTGATGCTTTATACTCTGCAATTAAAAACATAGTTGGATTGGATATAGACCTAAAAGAGTATAAAATTAATAGCATGTCCAGAGGAAAGGAAGCACTTGGAAGAGTAAGCATAAGAATTGGCTATAATAATCAAAAAATTTATTCTGCTCGTGCTATGGATACAGATGTTATTAAAGCAAGTGCATTAGCTTTTATCAATGGTATTAATTCAATCATACTTGAGAATTAG
- a CDS encoding DUF6115 domain-containing protein codes for MGAFYVTIIFLGVILVAVSLFLILMDRANGKDFFKEFDRKKDEMFGLIQDSEEMIHELNRMSDYVVTVISEKNQEFFKKVKDMDDQDKVEEKPVNQIQQQIQIEEPIISTPELSTEVDKINQQINQDIQKLTNIQSYRNMQSGIKQQNEANDEIIDTREDIEKPSKLVLNSRRKQVLQLIEQGFSNDEIAEKMKMGKGEIGLIRGLSGSK; via the coding sequence ATGGGAGCATTTTACGTTACTATAATATTCTTGGGAGTTATTTTGGTAGCAGTATCTCTTTTCCTTATTTTAATGGATAGGGCTAACGGTAAAGACTTTTTTAAAGAATTTGATCGCAAAAAAGATGAGATGTTTGGGCTAATTCAGGATTCAGAAGAAATGATACATGAACTTAACAGAATGTCTGATTACGTTGTAACAGTTATTTCTGAAAAAAATCAGGAATTTTTTAAAAAAGTTAAAGATATGGATGACCAAGATAAAGTTGAAGAAAAACCTGTTAATCAAATTCAACAACAGATACAGATAGAGGAACCGATTATTTCAACTCCGGAGCTGTCAACTGAAGTAGATAAAATTAATCAGCAAATTAATCAGGATATTCAGAAGCTTACAAATATCCAGAGCTATAGGAATATGCAAAGCGGTATAAAGCAGCAAAACGAGGCAAACGATGAAATAATTGATACAAGGGAAGACATTGAAAAGCCTTCAAAATTAGTACTTAACAGCAGAAGAAAACAAGTACTGCAACTAATTGAACAGGGCTTTAGTAATGACGAAATTGCAGAGAAAATGAAAATGGGAAAAGGTGAAATCGGACTTATACGTGGTTTAAGCGGCAGTAAATAG